The nucleotide sequence CCATCGGCGTAGTACCACACGCCGTCCTCGCACCGGAAAAAGCTGTCCTCGCGCAGTTCCTGCGGCACGCCGCCCAGCACATAGTGGGCCACGAACGAAACCTCGCCGGTCTCGTCGCCGGGCTGGCCGCCCTTCACGGAAAGCACTTCCAGCCCCTTCCAGTCCACGGCTTCGGACCAGGCGCGCATCTCGTCGATGCTGACTTCCTCGCGCATGGCAGGGTGGGTGGAGGTGTCCAGGTAGTCGAAGGCGTGCAGGCAGTGGGCGGAATAGCGCGAGCGCATCAGCGCTTCTGCCGTGGGCGCGGGCTTTTCGCCGCGCACGTAGGGGCCGCAGCAGGCGTCCAGCGCAAGGCCGGAGCCGCAGGGGCAAAGCGTGGTCTCGGACATGTGGGTCGATCCTTCGGCCCGCCGCCCGACGCTTCGCCCCGCGAAGCCCGTCGGCGTACCGCTAGTGGTTACCGCAGCCGTGATGGCCGTGGGATGTACACAGTTCCTGCCGGTCGGTCAGGTGACCGTCCAGCCAGCTCCGGGCGGCGTCATGAACCGGGCCGGATGCCCCGCGCACCACGTCGATGCCGTGGCG is from Nitratidesulfovibrio sp. and encodes:
- a CDS encoding YchJ family metal-binding protein, translated to MSETTLCPCGSGLALDACCGPYVRGEKPAPTAEALMRSRYSAHCLHAFDYLDTSTHPAMREEVSIDEMRAWSEAVDWKGLEVLSVKGGQPGDETGEVSFVAHYVLGGVPQELREDSFFRCEDGVWYYADGLVHGQEPFRREAPKVGRNEPCTCGSGKKFKKCCGK